The proteins below are encoded in one region of Cucurbita pepo subsp. pepo cultivar mu-cu-16 chromosome LG10, ASM280686v2, whole genome shotgun sequence:
- the LOC111803545 gene encoding uncharacterized protein LOC111803545 isoform X1, which produces MAPSTPRLVVPIDLKKKAWDQSLPLHNRWHPLIPPVAEVHTDEVFRVEMVDWTGGVIGDNHSATDVQFIDLSITHYLSGPIRVVDKDGVPAMPGDLLVVEICNLGPLPGDEWGYTATFDRENGGGFLTDHFPCATKAIWYFEGIYAYSPQIPGVRFPGLTHPGVIGTAPSAELLNIWNERESHVQENGLQTLKLCEVLHSRPLANLPSAKGCVLGKIKEGTEEWERIANEAARTIPGRENGGNCDIKNLSRGSKVYLPVFVEGANLSSGDMHFSQGDGEVSFCGAIEMSGFLELKCDIIRGGMKEYLTPMGPTPLHVNPIFEIGPVEPRFSEWLVFEGISVDESGRQHFLDASVAYKRAVLNAIDYLHKFGYSKEQAYLLLSCCPCEGRISGIVDAPNAMATLAIPTAIFDQDIRPKASKVPIGPRVLKRPDVLKCSYDGNLPITKNPSATS; this is translated from the exons ATGGCTCCTTCTACTCCAAGACTAGTAGTTCCGATAGACTTGAAAAAAAAGGCATGGGATCAAAGTTTACCTCTTCACAACCGGTGGCACCCACTTATACCCCCAGTTGCTGAGGTTCACACGGATGAGGTCTTTAGGGTTGAGATGGTGGACTGGACTGGAGGAGTTATTGGAGATAACCACTCTGCCACTGATGTCCAGTTTATTGACCTTTCAATT ACTCATTATCTGAGTGGCCCAATTAGAGTTGTGGACAAGGATGGGGTTCCGGCCATGCCAGGGGATCTACTTGTAGTTGAGATCTGCAACTTAGGCCCTCTCCCAGGAGATGAATGGGGCTATACTGCAACATTTGACAGAGAAAATGGAGGTGGTTTTCTTACTGACCATTTTCCTTGTGCAACCAAAGCTATTTGGTATTTTGAAGGAATATACGCATACTCTCCTCAAATCCCAG GGGTTCGATTCCCAGGTCTAACTCATCCTGGAGTTATAGGAACTGCACCATCTGCAGAACTTCTGAACATTTGgaatgaaagggaaagtcaCGTTCAAGAAAATGGCCTTCAGACTTTAAAGCTTTGTGAGGTTTTGCATTCACGGCCATTGGCCAACCTACCATCAGCAAAAGGTTGCGTTCTTGGAAAG ATCAAAGAAGGCACAGAAGAATGGGAAAGAATTGCCAATGAGGCTGCAAGAACTATTCCAGGAAGAGAAAATGGTGGAAACTGTGACATCAAAAACCTCAGCAGAGGTTCAAAAGTCTACCTTCCAGTATTTGTGGAAGGGGCAAACTTGAGCTCAGGTGACATGCACTTCTCTCAGGGGGATGGTGAAGTCTCGTTCTGTGGAGCAATTGAAATGAGCGGTTTTCTAGAGCTTAA GTGTGATATTATAAGGGGCGGAATGAAAGAGTACCTCACACCCATGGGGCCGACTCCTCTGCACGTGAACCCAATCTTTGAGATAGGTCCAGTTGAACCAAGATTCTCAGAGTGGCTAGTCTTTGAAGGCATCAGCGTTGATGAAAGTGGGAGGCAACATTTTCTTGACGCGAGTGTAGCTTACAAGCGCGCTGTTCTCAACGCCATCGACTACCTCCACAAATTTGGGTACTCAAAGGAACAG GCTTACCTGCTGCTGTCGTGCTGCCCATGCGAAGGAAGGATCTCCGGGATTGTGGATGCGCCTAATGCTATGGCTACCCTGGCAATCCCCACCGCCATTTTCGACCAG GACATTCGCCCAAAGGCGAGCAAAGTTCCAATTGGACCTCGTGTACTAAAAAGGCCAGATGTCCTGAAATGCAGCTATGATGGGAATTTGCCCATCACCAAGAACCCTAGCGCCACATCTTAA
- the LOC111803545 gene encoding uncharacterized protein LOC111803545 isoform X3, translating into MAPSTPRLVVPIDLKKKAWDQSLPLHNRWHPLIPPVAEVHTDEVFRVEMVDWTGGVIGDNHSATDVQFIDLSITHYLSGPIRVVDKDGVPAMPGDLLVVEICNLGPLPGDEWGYTATFDRENGGGFLTDHFPCATKAIWYFEGIYAYSPQIPGTAPSAELLNIWNERESHVQENGLQTLKLCEVLHSRPLANLPSAKGCVLGKIKEGTEEWERIANEAARTIPGRENGGNCDIKNLSRGSKVYLPVFVEGANLSSGDMHFSQGDGEVSFCGAIEMSGFLELKCDIIRGGMKEYLTPMGPTPLHVNPIFEIGPVEPRFSEWLVFEGISVDESGRQHFLDASVAYKRAVLNAIDYLHKFGYSKEQAYLLLSCCPCEGRISGIVDAPNAMATLAIPTAIFDQDIRPKASKVPIGPRVLKRPDVLKCSYDGNLPITKNPSATS; encoded by the exons ATGGCTCCTTCTACTCCAAGACTAGTAGTTCCGATAGACTTGAAAAAAAAGGCATGGGATCAAAGTTTACCTCTTCACAACCGGTGGCACCCACTTATACCCCCAGTTGCTGAGGTTCACACGGATGAGGTCTTTAGGGTTGAGATGGTGGACTGGACTGGAGGAGTTATTGGAGATAACCACTCTGCCACTGATGTCCAGTTTATTGACCTTTCAATT ACTCATTATCTGAGTGGCCCAATTAGAGTTGTGGACAAGGATGGGGTTCCGGCCATGCCAGGGGATCTACTTGTAGTTGAGATCTGCAACTTAGGCCCTCTCCCAGGAGATGAATGGGGCTATACTGCAACATTTGACAGAGAAAATGGAGGTGGTTTTCTTACTGACCATTTTCCTTGTGCAACCAAAGCTATTTGGTATTTTGAAGGAATATACGCATACTCTCCTCAAATCCCAG GAACTGCACCATCTGCAGAACTTCTGAACATTTGgaatgaaagggaaagtcaCGTTCAAGAAAATGGCCTTCAGACTTTAAAGCTTTGTGAGGTTTTGCATTCACGGCCATTGGCCAACCTACCATCAGCAAAAGGTTGCGTTCTTGGAAAG ATCAAAGAAGGCACAGAAGAATGGGAAAGAATTGCCAATGAGGCTGCAAGAACTATTCCAGGAAGAGAAAATGGTGGAAACTGTGACATCAAAAACCTCAGCAGAGGTTCAAAAGTCTACCTTCCAGTATTTGTGGAAGGGGCAAACTTGAGCTCAGGTGACATGCACTTCTCTCAGGGGGATGGTGAAGTCTCGTTCTGTGGAGCAATTGAAATGAGCGGTTTTCTAGAGCTTAA GTGTGATATTATAAGGGGCGGAATGAAAGAGTACCTCACACCCATGGGGCCGACTCCTCTGCACGTGAACCCAATCTTTGAGATAGGTCCAGTTGAACCAAGATTCTCAGAGTGGCTAGTCTTTGAAGGCATCAGCGTTGATGAAAGTGGGAGGCAACATTTTCTTGACGCGAGTGTAGCTTACAAGCGCGCTGTTCTCAACGCCATCGACTACCTCCACAAATTTGGGTACTCAAAGGAACAG GCTTACCTGCTGCTGTCGTGCTGCCCATGCGAAGGAAGGATCTCCGGGATTGTGGATGCGCCTAATGCTATGGCTACCCTGGCAATCCCCACCGCCATTTTCGACCAG GACATTCGCCCAAAGGCGAGCAAAGTTCCAATTGGACCTCGTGTACTAAAAAGGCCAGATGTCCTGAAATGCAGCTATGATGGGAATTTGCCCATCACCAAGAACCCTAGCGCCACATCTTAA
- the LOC111803547 gene encoding queuosine salvage protein-like — protein sequence MDDVRATSAWVATHSSHVLVDSSGIEKVVDTIESIPKVDWDFEGIHYFDNGPLTVQYLFVLDALNFCFWPDKDLSYDHLASGLKAALQNDKSAFDADRLQKYTGPQLRELLKWPRPLPLEDERVRLLHEVGFELERSFEGKASNIVESCGKSAVKLVAAITRHFPGFRDHSLYKGHQVFLYKRAQILAADLWGAFRGKGYGEFNDIGSITIMADYIVPAVLRQLGVLKYSSTLANIIDANNEIGSGSEEEVELRACSIYAVEKMRELISQKSGKQVLSVELDLWLWSFGIQFPSLPHHRTLSIYY from the exons GGATTGAGAAAGTGGTGGATACTATAGAGTCGATCCCGAAAGTTGATTGGGATTTTGAAGGGATTCACTATTTTGATAATGGTCCGTTAACCGTCCAGTACTTGTTCGTCTTGGACGCCTTGAATTTCTGTTTCTGGCCTG ATAAGGACTTGAGCTATGATCACTTGGCCTCTGGACTGAAGGCTGCTCTTCAAAATGACAAGTCAGCATTTGATGCTGATCGCCTGCAAAAGTACACTG GCCCTCAATTGCGTGAACTGTTGAAATGGCCTAGACCACTTCCTTTGGAAGATGAACGGGTTCGCTTGCTGCATGAG GTTGGATTCGAACTAGAGAGAAGCTTCGAGGGTAAGGCTTCTAATATAGTGGAGTCCTGTGGGAAATCAGCTGTGAAGCTTGTTGCTGCTATCACACGACACTTTCCTG GCTTTCGAGACCACTCTCTCTACAAAGGCCACCAGGTATTCCTATACAAACGAGCTCAAATACTTGCTGCTGACCTTTGGGGTGCATTCCGTGGCAAAGGATACGGAGAGTTCAATGACATTGGTTCAATCACCATTATGGCTGACTACATCGTTCCTGCAGTACTTCGACAGCTTGGGGTGCTAAAGTATAGTTCTACACTCGCTAACATCATCGATGCTAACAATGAAATTGGTTCAGGCAGCGAGGAGGAAGTAGAACTCCGGGCTTGCTCGATATATGCAGTtgagaaaatgagagaattgATCAGTCAGAAATCAGGAAAACAG GTTCTAAGCGTGGAGTTAGATCTTTGGCTTTGGTCCTTTGGAATCCAGTTCCCATCTCTGCCTCACCATCGTACTCTTTCAATCTACTACTGA
- the LOC111803545 gene encoding uncharacterized protein LOC111803545 isoform X2 encodes MGDYGSRLVVSVDVKKNPWQQKLPLHNRWHPEIPPVAEVKVDELFKVEMVDFSGGAITKDYSAEDVKHADNSFTHYLSGPIRVVDKDGVPAMPGDLLVVEICNLGPLPGDEWGYTATFDRENGGGFLTDHFPCATKAIWYFEGIYAYSPQIPGVRFPGLTHPGVIGTAPSAELLNIWNERESHVQENGLQTLKLCEVLHSRPLANLPSAKGCVLGKIKEGTEEWERIANEAARTIPGRENGGNCDIKNLSRGSKVYLPVFVEGANLSSGDMHFSQGDGEVSFCGAIEMSGFLELKCDIIRGGMKEYLTPMGPTPLHVNPIFEIGPVEPRFSEWLVFEGISVDESGRQHFLDASVAYKRAVLNAIDYLHKFGYSKEQAYLLLSCCPCEGRISGIVDAPNAMATLAIPTAIFDQDIRPKASKVPIGPRVLKRPDVLKCSYDGNLPITKNPSATS; translated from the exons atGGGTGATTATGGTTCAAGGCTAGTGGTGTCTGTAGATGTGAAGAAGAATCCATGGCAACAGAAACTTCCACTTCACAACCGGTGGCACCCGGAGATACCGCCGGTGGCGGAGGTCAAGGTGGATGAGCTCTTCAAAGTCGAAATGGTGGATTTTAGCGGCGGAGCAATCACCAAAGACTACTCTGCTGAGGACGTGAAACATGCTGACAACTCCTTT ACTCATTATCTGAGTGGCCCAATTAGAGTTGTGGACAAGGATGGGGTTCCGGCCATGCCAGGGGATCTACTTGTAGTTGAGATCTGCAACTTAGGCCCTCTCCCAGGAGATGAATGGGGCTATACTGCAACATTTGACAGAGAAAATGGAGGTGGTTTTCTTACTGACCATTTTCCTTGTGCAACCAAAGCTATTTGGTATTTTGAAGGAATATACGCATACTCTCCTCAAATCCCAG GGGTTCGATTCCCAGGTCTAACTCATCCTGGAGTTATAGGAACTGCACCATCTGCAGAACTTCTGAACATTTGgaatgaaagggaaagtcaCGTTCAAGAAAATGGCCTTCAGACTTTAAAGCTTTGTGAGGTTTTGCATTCACGGCCATTGGCCAACCTACCATCAGCAAAAGGTTGCGTTCTTGGAAAG ATCAAAGAAGGCACAGAAGAATGGGAAAGAATTGCCAATGAGGCTGCAAGAACTATTCCAGGAAGAGAAAATGGTGGAAACTGTGACATCAAAAACCTCAGCAGAGGTTCAAAAGTCTACCTTCCAGTATTTGTGGAAGGGGCAAACTTGAGCTCAGGTGACATGCACTTCTCTCAGGGGGATGGTGAAGTCTCGTTCTGTGGAGCAATTGAAATGAGCGGTTTTCTAGAGCTTAA GTGTGATATTATAAGGGGCGGAATGAAAGAGTACCTCACACCCATGGGGCCGACTCCTCTGCACGTGAACCCAATCTTTGAGATAGGTCCAGTTGAACCAAGATTCTCAGAGTGGCTAGTCTTTGAAGGCATCAGCGTTGATGAAAGTGGGAGGCAACATTTTCTTGACGCGAGTGTAGCTTACAAGCGCGCTGTTCTCAACGCCATCGACTACCTCCACAAATTTGGGTACTCAAAGGAACAG GCTTACCTGCTGCTGTCGTGCTGCCCATGCGAAGGAAGGATCTCCGGGATTGTGGATGCGCCTAATGCTATGGCTACCCTGGCAATCCCCACCGCCATTTTCGACCAG GACATTCGCCCAAAGGCGAGCAAAGTTCCAATTGGACCTCGTGTACTAAAAAGGCCAGATGTCCTGAAATGCAGCTATGATGGGAATTTGCCCATCACCAAGAACCCTAGCGCCACATCTTAA